The Anopheles maculipalpis chromosome 3RL, idAnoMacuDA_375_x, whole genome shotgun sequence genomic sequence TCAGCTGCCTTCCAGGTAGTAGCTTTGCAAGCTGGCGAAAGTCTATGCAGATGGAAGGGGAATCCTGCCTGTGTCGAGTACGCCAGACCTAGACTAGACTTAGATTAATTATTTGTGAGTTGAGATGATCATTGCACTCGATTTCCTTTCGCTTCTGATCACGTTTATTAACATTTTCCGTCGCAGTTTAGAACCAACATGTTTTATTGGCGTTAGTTAGTAAATCCTTCAACGAATAATGAGGTTATTAGGAAAATCCTTTACcggcaaaacacaaaattttattgcttttattaaGGATTTGTAACTCCTGATGTTCGGCATGCTAGTCCTAGCTCTTGCAGTAGATGCCACGTCCAAATGTGGTGATTTGTGCGCTAGTTTGATAGTTAATAGTTGGTCACGCTTACTTTTTACCACTATTCTATGATCGTCTTTATCACGGAGCGACACCGCAAATCAGTTACATCTGGAGATGAGGAAGTATCTCCATGAACTTCCAGCTTCTACATCCATGAAACATGTTAATAGTACGATCAAGTTACTCATTTGATCATAAGTCTAAATAAAACTAATCTGGGCGTGTTTGGGatggatttaaaattttcaaaccgCTTCCTTTTCGTCCAAAGCCTGCAAACTTCTCGACCCGCCCTTCTAAACGCACCAACCGCTTCGTCACGAACTGTCAACAACGGACGGAACGAAACGGTGTTGCTGTCATTGCcgagtgttttcttttcgtgctATTGTGTGTGCGCTCCCGTTTGCAAAATGCAAGCAGCCtagaaaagagaacaaaatcCTGCATCTATTTGATCCACTTCTTCTCACTTAACCCGATTTTCCACACCCGCCCACCCCGGGAAAGGGAGCACTGAAGCCGCCAACGAGAGTTTTTGCCGTGGTGCTATAGCGTAGAGAACTAGTGGACCACGGGTGCACGGGTGtagttttacaaaaatttccaGCTTCACACTTGACCAGTGTGGCCAGTAACTTGGAGTCTGTGTGGGTCTAGTgggtgtgcgcgcgtgtgttttttttgtgctgttagTAGGTTGCACTTCACGTTCTTCGAGTGTCCGGTTCCCGTTTTTTCCCGGAACGTCTTCCAACACACACCCAGCATAGAAAGGGACAGattgagagtgagagagcggGCGGGAGCGTACCGACGATAGTTGCGGAAAACAGATTGCACGACGAAAGTGGTGCCAGCAGCGGCAGTGCGTACGGACCGTGTGTGTGAATATCGTCGTGTGTGCACGAAATTCAAAATAtctaaaaagtgaaaaaaaaaggttgcggCATAGGTCGGCATAGAAAGCACTGGTGTACGTAAGCGAGttttgtgagtgtgagtgattgtatgtgtgcgcagcACTATCACGGCGGATCGTGGGAAGCGAAGCAGTAGTCGCTGAGGGGAAAAGACGCCCCGGAAGAAAGAggagtgtgtgagtgcgtatgtgtgtatgcaaaTGTATTGACGAAAGCATCGCCAATAGTGCTATAATAATCGATTGGATGTGTTCGGTGTGATTGTTTGCCTGGGAGAGGGTGGGCCGACAAACGGATTCGCGGTGCGTTTAGGCCGTCCGGCACAAAGTGCAGTAcgtacgatcgatcgatgtaaagtgggtgtgtgagtgtgtccaAGCAAAGACGTGCTTCcaaaggcagcagcagcagcatgccgAAAACAGACAAATGACGGTcacgaaagcaaacaaaataagtCAACTGCTGCTCTAGTGGGGATGGTCGTAGTAGGCGCATAATCGTTTCCCATCGACACtcgtatttttttatgttgtaacCCGTTCGCGCTACACCGCAGCATCAATCATAGTAGCCACAGGCCCTTACCTCTAGATCACACAACTACACAGTCCCCGGGTGGCAAGAAAAAGTTGGAAAGgcggggaaaaaaggggaaaagaaagaagcatCCACAAAGATGACACTGAACGATGAGAATGGGGCCGCAGGCGGCAATAATGTTGCTGTCACGGTAGCAGCAACTGGAACGGGACTGTCAACGGCGACGGGAACCGGATCAGATCGACCGGGTGCGGTTGGTGGTGTGGCTGGCGGTGGCACAACCGGCACAAATAATGGGGGCAACGGtgtgagcagcagcaacagcaacaacaataacaacaccgGCACGGTTCCAAATGGCGGTAGTAGCAATGCGACGACGATTGGCAATACAATTAATAATAACAACCTAAATTCTAACATCATCAACCCAGCGGCAGCAGCTACTACGACGGCTACGTCActaagcaacagcaacatcaacaacaatagTACGACGAACGGGACGGGACAAAACGGGAAGCAGCTGTCGGGGGCGGCTGGGAGTCTGGAGAAGCGCCCGGGTGGCAGTACCAACACAACCAACAGCGGAAGCAGCGGAACCAGCCGGTACATCATCCCGAAGTACTACGAGATCGAAACGTTGCCACCGCTAAAGGATGCGGATCCATCCGAGCGGGAAGATCTGTTCATCCAGAAGCTCCAGCAGTGTTGCGTCCTGTTCGACTTTTCCGAACCGCTGAACGATCTCAAGTACAAGGAGATCAAGCGCTGTGCGTTGCAGGAGATTGTCGAGCATCTAAACAACCAGAGCAACGTAATAACGGAATCGATCTACCCGGAAGCGTTCAATATGGTTGCGATCAATCTGTTCCGTACGCTGCCACCGTCCTCCAACCCGAACGGGGCCGAATTCGATCCGGAAGAGGATGAACCGACGCTCGAAGTTTCGTGGCCCCATCTGCAGTTTGTGTACGAGCTGTTCCTACGCTTTCTCGAGTCACCCGACTTTCAGCCGAACGTAGCGAAGCGCTACATTGATCACAGCTTCATCCTGAATCTGCTCGAACTGTTCGATTCGGAGGATCCGCGTGAGCGCGATTTTCTCAAAACGGTACTGCACCGGGTGTATGGGAAATTTCTCGGCCTGCGTGCCTTCATTCGCAAGCAGATTAACAACATCTTCTACAAATTCATCTACGAAACGGAACACCACAACGGGATTGCGGAACTGCTCGAAATCCTTGGCAGTATTATCAACGGTTTTGCCTTACCGCTAAAGGAGGAGCATAAGCAATTTCTGCTCAAGGTGCTACTACCGCTGCACAAGGTGAAAAGCTTGTCCGTCTACCATCCGCAGCTAGCGTACTGTGTGGTACAGTTTCTCGAGAAGGATGCCAGCCTAACGCAACCCGTCATCAAGTGTTTGCTAAAGTTTTGGCCAAAAACGCACAGCCCCAAGGAGGTGATGTTTCTGAACGAGTTCGAAGAGATACTGGACGTGATCGAGCCGGCCGAGTTTCAGAAGGTGATGGAACCGCTGTTCCGTCAGATCGCGAAGTGTGTGTCGAGTCCACACTTTCAGGTGGCCGAGCGAGCGCTGTACTACTGGAACAATGACTACATCATGTCGCTGATATCGGAAAATTCTAAAGTCATCATGCCGATCATGTTTCCCGCGCtgtacagcaacagcaaaacgcACTGGAACAAAACGATCCACGGCTTGATCTACAACGCGACCAAACTGTTTATGGAGATGAATCAGCTGCTCTTTGACGAGTGTCACCGGAAGTATCAGGCGGAGCAGGAAATGGAGCAGGAAAAGCTGGCCCAGCGGGGTGCACTCTGGCAGCAGATGGAAGATTTGGCCGCACGAAACAGTAAGTTATCGCTGTACGATCATGAGCAGCCGGGCGGTATGAGTCGATCAGCGGGTAGCAGCAGCTTTAACCATCAAAGGCAGATGAAtggcatgatgatgatgatgggggaCGGGAATGGGGGGAATAATAATAGTAGTAACAATAATAGTAGCACAGGACCGGCGGGATCCACCGGTGGTGCCGTGTACGATCGACGGACGACGATGATGCAGCACGGTAGCACCTAAGCGCAGCGCCTGCCACCAAGTGGCTTAAAAATCcgctagtagtagtagaagaatGATCCTGGATATTCTCTACATCCTGAAAAACTTCCATTTCTTTCCttattaacaacaaaaaaaaaagcaaaaaccaataaaaaacaaaattatactTTCAGGAGAGAGAACAATCGCGCGAAAGCTTACGAACAAGAGCTATTTGAGGAAACGATTCtgcgagaaaaagaaaatagttttgAAGCAAATTGTGAAATGAAAGACAAAAGAGAGTCGGTAATTGTACATACATACTACGctgaaaaaggaagagaacgAGTGTAATAGGACCGGAACATGGAGTCaggactttttgtttttgtattcgGCAGGACACAATTGTTCGAAACACTTTTTGTTTGACATTCTTTAAGGATGGTggctaataaaacaaaaacggggAACACATAAGAGTTGTCCCGCGCACATCAATAAGAGAGTAGACAGATAGCTCTCACAGAATATTAGCATATCGCgcgtatttttgtttcttcttctaagACGTATCAATTGTTATTAGTTGTTTCAATTAATGGTAACTACTAGTTGTACCACCTCTGACTAACGTATGCATTGAAGAAACTGGTTGGGTTGGCGACTGGCAATTTGCGATTGAAAGACCTCCAGTAGagaattatccttttttttttaaacttcataTTTCTTCTCTTCTGACACCCCAAATCTTTCAGGTATCGTTCTCTACTTAATACTTTCTCGATACTTAACAAGGGCATCTGCTTTCGATAGCTACTTTGTAATCAGAACGAAAGAAAGGCTCAGAAATACGTACCTCAGGAACGTTAGGTCATTGGAGACAAATTAGTCATCAGCTTGATGTTGCGGGATGATTGGATGTCAACTCTCCTTCGTGGAGAACGTATTGTAGAAGAGTTTTCCTACTTGTTGTCCTTTAACTTTTAATATCTCACTTCGGAATTAATacagaaaaatgtttgttatCATCCCAAGCCTAGCAGCTCCTGTTAAAATGATGCGttgtaaatgaaaaacattaatttgtgGGCTGGTGATGGATGGCTTTATTAGAGAGTTTTATGTAATAATATCCATGGTTTTGACAGAGCTGACCATTCAGCTAAGGGTGATTTAAGCCAAGGAAATGGGGAATGGCAGGCTCTCTTAATGGACCTTTCGTGGTTGTAGAGCCACAGAAGATGAATAATTCTGAGTCGAAGAATCTGGCTACATGGAACAACATATGGTATATCGGATATTGCTGATGAGCAGCAAATATCTCAAGGTCTGTGGAGTGTTTGGACATTAGCTTGGCCATAGCTATAGCAAATCAACTGtttaaaacgtaaaaaatCAACCCACAAAACACTTCTGTTACTTCGGATAACTTGCTGGCCAGGTCTCACTGCGCCTTCGCAACGTAAAATCAGTAAATTAAGTCGGTTTTTAAATGCATACATCATTACACATCATACCTCCCTCCTCTCATTTGTTGTAAAACTATTCGAAATCACGTATTCTTTCTACCATGAAAATGCAATTCcctgttgttgtttatttgcttattaGAGACATTGAGCTTTCGAGATGCTTCATTCGTCTCTTCGATAATGCGATGTCGCCACTAATAATCTATCGCCTAACAAGCTAGATTTGATATTATAACGAAGGGGAGTTTTTCGCGAAGGTTTTCGGTTTGCTATCTATCCCCTACCATatcggtattttttttttttaaacagcagGCAAATATTACACGCTTAGCCGTCCCTGCAGAAGAActggaaaacggaaaattaaGATGAATGTAGAATAGCAAGGCTCAGCTTAAAAGAAGAAGGATGCATTAGAGCTTAATTTGCATATGCCTTCTTTTGGTATAGGAGATGCATGGGACATGGTGGATCTACTGATCGATAATAGATTCCAGTAAAACGTCCCCCTTTACCCAGAGCGCACGGATGGACGGACACGACACAGGACACAGTATGGAGAAGACCGGTTGGGCGGTCGgtgtatttatatattttatcgTACAACTAACTCTCATGGCAGGTGcataaatatgtatatttttgtgtAGGTTTATTTTTACCCCTTCCTGGTTCTCTttatctatctctctttctctccattGCATGTCTCTTGGTTTACTACTTTTCCCCGGTTTTTCCACCTTTAAAGGTACGGTACGTAACGGATAGAGGGATGATGCATCAACGGGGGTAAGGGTGTAGCGTGGCCAAcctcgttctctctctttctttaaGACGATTGGGTGGTGGGAGGGGGTGGCCACACTTGGGAGAATATGCAGTAAATggtaacaataataattgcgAACGTGAAATGAACaggcgcacatacacacacagctagGCTATATTACAAATACACAGGACAAATTAAACACAAACGCATAGCTAAGCCGATAGCGGAGAGCTACACACAAGTACACTATTCCAGTAGATGCATAAGATAAGAAGGATAGCTTAAATGAACACGGAACTCGGAAAAAGATAGACAAACAGGACTGGTTCACTACCTGGTGGAAATGGACAAAAATAAGGAACTGAAAAATGGAATCCAAAAAACTCTctgcacacatatacacacacacacacatgtctACAAAGTAAGGAAGACTACATTGATAAAGCAGGGCTTATATAGAACGTTTATATATTATGGTAAAAATCGTGCAAATCAAGGTGTGTATGAgtagaaataaaaaggaaaatcaaagtTTTGTGCGAAGGCAAATAAAGATTGTAAAAGTAGAGCAAAAAGAGAATGCGAAACTACAGCGCAACTTAGTGTAAACGCTAAATGTTACAACTTACTACAAGCATACAAAAGCTTATGATGttgacataaaacaaaaccccacataaactaaagcaaacaagaaaaaaaaaatgttgtaaagAAAAGCGTTATTGGGTGCAAAAACGCAGGAGATAAGACCgttaaaaaaagagagagaaaaagagaaaagaatgtATAATGAAAGttagcgacaaaaaaaaatataattgttAGCATTTTACACTAATAAGGAGAAGAtaatgaagaaggaaaaaacacacgtacacacactaataaaaagcaacacctaaaagtatgcaaaaagaagaaacaaaaggagagaagcagaaaaaaagcataatcaACCCACAAACCCAACCATGGTGACATGTAGCGCGTGTAGAGTAACGAAGATGTTTTCCGTAAATTCGGTGTAATGGTGAgtataaatgtttgttttcgcACATCCACTAGACGACTTTGGTCCCGTTCCGTGCCGTTCTGCGTGGAAGAAGAACAGCAGTTCAGCAAACATAAGAGCGGCCCCATTGATCAATTCGTTAGGCCACCACCGCAGACGAAATTGGAATTGTTGGGGGATGCTTATGAGATGGGTCAATTCGTTGCTCGTTGACGAGTCTCTCAGGTGAGGTGACCAGCGTCAAAGAAAAAGCCCAAAAACGCCCAACAGTCCCTCTCCCGAATGTGCTAATGCATAATGATGTTTCTCATTATTCCCCACAAAACGTATGTCACGACGGCGATGTGATGATGTCCAGAATGTGTGCCTTGTGTATCGTCTTTCAGTTCACACAGCTGACCAGCATTGACCTTCAGCTACTCAGCTTGTCTCGCCCCTTCCCCCCAGCTCCTCGAATTCGGCACTCATCTGTGACGCGGTGACAGAGTGTGGTCAATTTGCTACTCAATTAAGCATCTCGAGAAAACCGGACTCCACGCTGTGCGCCTTCACCGCGCGCGGCACATCTTCACTGGACACTGGCCGGGGCACGTGCCACTCGGGACCGGGCACCACTAATAACTGTAACAGAAGGGACCtgttctctcgctctctgtctTTCGAATAGCGGGGCTAAAACTGTGGCCATTCGAACCTGTTATTCTCGCTCGTTTCCCATCTATCTTCCCCGACCTTTCCTCACTTTAATGATACTCATcttcgtttgaaaaaaaaaaaacagtcacaTCGTTTTGATTGCGAATGTCTTCTCCGTGCACGAGGAAGAAGAGAAGGGCGGGAGTGGAACGATGCTACTCGAATGTCTCAggcacacaaaacactaaCACAGAGCCAAGCTATGCATCGAATGGTGCAACTTGTATTCGCTCTTGAGTGATAAGTGCATCTGAACTGTGGAGCAGATATCTTATGTCAATAGTGAAACTTTAACTATTGATCGTACAGGTTCATTTCCTAATACTTGATGTACCTTAGAAAGAGTCCGGAtaatggttttaaaattttcgcacgattttaaacaTCTTCAAGTCTCCCCAAAGCGCCAGAATCAGTAAACTTTCCTTTGATAGATCGTCTGCTTTCCAAGGTGCTAACACAggcttctccttcttggcttaacgacctggcCTAggcatcgaatggcttactagactcattgctaccaagtagttggatagtcagtactcactacgggggaacgggcACGATCTACAGGGTCTCCTGGTTCTCCTTGCTCTATGTTAACGTAAAGCAGAATTATTATATTAGCTAACTCATACAGGCTGCTGTATGACATGATCATCTTCTGTACTCTGACCACTCTCCATAAAGTTTATGACTTTTAATTAATCTGTTGTTCAATTTAGACGCTTTTACTATTGTGTAATTGGGTCCTAAAATTCTAATTATAGGTAAGTAGAACTACACTCTTCTCCTCTACTACAAGCTATTGTAATATGGAGAAGGTTTGTAAAGGTGTTACAAGCTATAACTAACTTCTGATGATATGCTAATGACATCATCAGTAGCATGAGTTTCCTAATAGTGAGAACATCATCAGCTCCACTCAAACATATGGCATCATCCGTCAACGGTTGAGATGCTTTTATCTCAACTTCAGGATAGAGTCTATGTCTCAGGTGGCATATGAGGTTGAAATTCATATAGTCACGACCCATGCAAGTTGGCTCAGACCTTGAAGCACTGCCGAAGTACAAAATCGAATCGATACGGTGAAAGAATGGTATAAAGATGCAAAAGCTAGCCACCAGCGGTGTTGAAAAacaatatatttaaattacgatttttaaaacttttgcaaTTCAGAATGACGTAAACTTACAGAATTCCAGAGTCCCTGGTTGAAggacatttttaatttaaccgGCATACAAGATCATACCTGCCTTCCAAAAGATTCCGGAAACTCACTTCTTTTTACCTTAAATACATTACCACAAGCACGAGACACAACATCTGACTGGTTGAAAATTTGGTCCTGGTATTTATCCTTCAAAACTAacgattgcatacatttaaacTAACGGCAGAGAGGCGTTACACTCTCACTCACGTCCAActgaattaaatattttttgaaaaacgtATTCTCATCGCCGCATGGCAATAATGGACATCATTTTCATGtactttaaacatttttctcctCGTGCTTTTTCCCACCATAATGACTTTGTCCAGGAACAGAAAATCCTATGCATACATGACGAATGTTGGTTCCGCTATTACCGTTTTCCGTCCTTTAATTGCCATTCGGAAGCGACTACAACGCAAGGTACATTAGAGGAACATGGTCCGACAACGGGACGCGCCAAACAAAACATGGGCTTAAAAGCGTAAAGCATGCCAGGAGTCCTTCACAGTCGTTGTCCTGTGCTCCTGTAGGCAAGAGCGAGCAGGTATCCTGTGACGTTCCCTTCCACAACGAACCGTGTTCTGTGGGTGTGGTGTTTTAGAATTGTGTCTGGAACTGTGATCGGAATCGGACTTGAAACGAGAAAACAAGGATGGCTCCCTTGATTCTGTACCATTTCCCGGGCTCTCCGCCATCGCGATCGGCTCTGCTTGCATTAAGAAATCTGGATCTTGATGCTGAGGTAAGCGATAAAGTTCAGAGTGATTGAATCCTGTTCTTAACTCCAGTGATATAGGATCGCCTTCAAGAAATTGTGATTTCGCCCCAATTTGATCGTTCTTCAAAGTGTGAAgcgatgaaattaaaaatgaaaaaaaaaatgtcccatAATTATCTATTTGCCCCATTCCTTTCCTAGCTACAAAACCAAGGTCACATCCAACAGTGAATCGACCCACTTGACTGGGACATCCTTGTTTCAGTACACCTGGGTTTGAACACCTTTTTCAAACCCATCTGGTAGATAAGTGGCCGATTCCCACCATAAATGTTTTGTGTGGCGAACGTCCTTGCTGACTGACGGCAAGCCAAACCACCATTTCTTCTAGTCTataaaaaagttaatatgTAAAACATTCTATCAACTTCGATTGCAACAGCTTCTGGTCACACTACCTTGTAAAGGAtgatgattgtttttattttgtttcaatcaATCGATATCGGGCGGCGTGCTCGCCACAGCAACTGCGGCCAAACGTGCAATTTCTGGAGCTGAAGAAGACATAAGCGTCGCCTGACCAGTCCTATAGTggcatgatttttttattgttcaagTCAGAGCTTTTGCCGAAGAATAAACAATGCTCTTCCGGCAGTAGGATACGTGGGACGAAGGCTTATTGATTTTAAGGACATTTACATTGGAACTAGGCTAGTTAGGTGATTTTGTGCACCATCATGCAGGTTTTGCGTGCCATTACCTATTCATTATTCCAAAATATTGGACAGGAGAGGCGAATGTTTACCGAGCAGCTAATGTTCTTGTTGGCCGATAACTGGCGGTTAACTCATTAGGATGTGCAATTAGGCGAGATCTGCTATCTAGCAAGGGGTGGAACACCCTTCGGTTAAAATCTGAAGGCACTAATCTATTCCCCTTTTGTACTATCTGCCCCATTCACCCACAACCAAACATCCCTTCGCCATCTCTTTCTCCAGGTTAAAATAGTGAACCTGTTTGCCGGTGAACACCTGGCCGAAGAATTCATCGCCATCAATCCGGACCACACCGTACCGACGCTCGTCGACGAGGACTACATTCTGTGGGAATCGAAAGCGATCATAACGTACCTGGCGGAGCAGTACAAGCCGGGCTGCTCGCTCTATCCGAACGATCCGAAAAAGCGTGGCCTCATCAACCATCGGCTGTACTACGATTCGGGCACCCTGTTTGTGGCACTGCGGGACGTACTGATGTCGGTGTTGCGTGCCGGTGCAACCGTTATCGCACAGGAAAAGAAGGATAACGTGCATAAGGCGCTGGCGAAGCTCGAAACGTATCTGGACGGGTGTGATTGGATTGCGGGCGATGAGTGTACCTTGGCCGATCTGTGCGCGTTAGCTAATGTGGCTACGTTGAAGCATGTGGGCGTTGGGTTTGATGCGTATCCGAACATTAACGGTTGGTACGAGCGTTGTCAGGAGTTGCCGGGATTTGATGAGAATGATGAGGGTGCAACCTTCCTCGGGAATGCCGTCAAGTCGAAGCTGGAGGAAGCATTCTAGGATGATGCACTGGGAGCAAGTGTTGTAGACGTTTGTACTGTGCACGCATTGATCACACTGTTACCACTGTTGGTTAACTAACTTAGCTGATGAAGCATAATAAAATGGCACGCAAGACAGCACCTCAAATCAAATGAGTGGTTGAGTTCATGAGAATTTCTTATTATTTGATCTTTGGATAAAAACTTACAGGATTTATTGAGGGTCAGACAGTAAGCAtcgatttaaatcattcaagcGATACTGTTCACATGAATATAGCAATTTTCGTTCTTTATTGGCCTAGCAAGCGTCCGCAAGCTTcgaataattctgagattaaaataaatggtGGCCTAGAGTCTTATATAGGCCTGAATTTGTTCTCGTTAGGCACACTGGTAGAAAACCAcctatttttttgcttcttcaactATGTTTtatcacaatttaaaaaaaaaagtataattatTGACTgaaaatgttagaaattaaaaagaactGAAGCAAAATAGAACGTAGAGTACGAGAGATCACGATCAAAAGAGAAAACTAGTGAATCTACCAATTGTTGggcaaaaaatgtttaaagaaCGTGAACAGTTTTGCCAAGCATACAGACGGgcttattttttaaacccGGAATAAACCCTGTAACTCttctgaaggaaaaaaaacacacaattccAATAGCACCTTCTCgcatattatttttgaatcacttcccaaatttatttaaattcgtttttcTTATGAGAATCACAACTCATTGCGTCGCGCACACAGATGCTCGTTTTATGTACAGTGGTAGTGTATTTTGTTCATAGCAAACATGATGACACACACCCCTTTAAATTTTCTCCCCACGATTGTTCGACTCGCAATCATCAGTTCAGTGCATCTTCACCCTTGTGGGATGAGCCGCCATGGTATTCCCTTTTTCATTACCTAACACTAACACTAAACCTTACTAAACAGCACCACAATTATAGGATTGCTTAAGTTAGCCGGAAAAGTTAATCCCCTCCGTCCAGTTTATTATTCGGAGGAGAGTTgttactacacacacacacacacaccaagaaTGAAAAGtgagcagcagaagcaaactgctcgttttttttttgttatttgcgtaatttaatttgaccaaaattttgataatattttacaCAGTATGTAGCATCAATCAATGCTCTACACAACCTTACAAACTTAAGCGGTATGATGGTACCTTCTCCGATTGGATTTCTGGCTCCTCGTTGTTGGTAGCAGTCGTTTTGTGCTCTAGGGAGTTAGTTTTATACTTACAATAAAAGCTTATTAGTGTATGGTAGCGTTAAAATGCATTCCTCCCATATGAATATTGCATTCACTCTGCAAGATAACTCATCAAGCTATCTCTTCTTCTTAATTTTtatgatgaatttttaatgcaaataatAATAGTGCCTTCGTAAAATTTCGGGGAGTTGTTCGTGTGGTTAAATTATATGAGAAACATTTTACCTGGAACTAAAATTTTGAACTCAATTTACCTTCAATAAGACAGTAATTCAGCACTACCCATTCTAGCAGTAATAGAATCCCATTGTCTCTTTCTTCAGATCCTCTTACACGCGGCATAACTCACGCAAAAAGCGAATTGTCAAACGCGTTATTGTATAGGTCCTATCCGTAACTTAACCGTacgattgaaaataaataaattattctgaATCAATTGCCCcctaaaacaaaatgtttaactATTTACAGCGAGTATGTACATGACTGCATTATTGGCGCAGATATTACATCGTTTTCCCTCCTTTGCATTTTAATGTAGGTCGGATAACgtagatttcaattttttgagCGCCACATCTTATCCAGGGGAGCTTTGGTAAAGGTTGGCTGCTTTACCATTCGGCAAACCTGTtgcctggctacaatcgattATTGATGGTATTTTTGATGTTGAACCACAACCGTGACACGTTTGCACTACCCAAGGCagagcgagacagagagagattTCCTCAACGGTGATCGTTGCATTTGATGAATAGGagtaatttttttaagtttacgATCCCTTTTATCTTTTATCATTATCTGCAACTAT encodes the following:
- the LOC126564277 gene encoding serine/threonine-protein phosphatase 2A 56 kDa regulatory subunit gamma isoform-like; translation: MTLNDENGAAGGNNVAVTVAATGTGLSTATGTGSDRPGAVGGVAGGGTTGTNNGGNGVSSSNSNNNNNTGTVPNGGSSNATTIGNTINNNNLNSNIINPAAAATTTATSLSNSNINNNSTTNGTGQNGKQLSGAAGSLEKRPGGSTNTTNSGSSGTSRYIIPKYYEIETLPPLKDADPSEREDLFIQKLQQCCVLFDFSEPLNDLKYKEIKRCALQEIVEHLNNQSNVITESIYPEAFNMVAINLFRTLPPSSNPNGAEFDPEEDEPTLEVSWPHLQFVYELFLRFLESPDFQPNVAKRYIDHSFILNLLELFDSEDPRERDFLKTVLHRVYGKFLGLRAFIRKQINNIFYKFIYETEHHNGIAELLEILGSIINGFALPLKEEHKQFLLKVLLPLHKVKSLSVYHPQLAYCVVQFLEKDASLTQPVIKCLLKFWPKTHSPKEVMFLNEFEEILDVIEPAEFQKVMEPLFRQIAKCVSSPHFQVAERALYYWNNDYIMSLISENSKVIMPIMFPALYSNSKTHWNKTIHGLIYNATKLFMEMNQLLFDECHRKYQAEQEMEQEKLAQRGALWQQMEDLAARNSKLSLYDHEQPGGMSRSAGSSSFNHQRQMNGMMMMMGDGNGGNNNSSNNNSSTGPAGSTGGAVYDRRTTMMQHGST
- the LOC126565363 gene encoding glutathione S-transferase 1-1-like, with translation MAPLILYHFPGSPPSRSALLALRNLDLDAEVKIVNLFAGEHLAEEFIAINPDHTVPTLVDEDYILWESKAIITYLAEQYKPGCSLYPNDPKKRGLINHRLYYDSGTLFVALRDVLMSVLRAGATVIAQEKKDNVHKALAKLETYLDGCDWIAGDECTLADLCALANVATLKHVGVGFDAYPNINGWYERCQELPGFDENDEGATFLGNAVKSKLEEAF